From Nicotiana tabacum cultivar K326 chromosome 20, ASM71507v2, whole genome shotgun sequence, one genomic window encodes:
- the LOC107773583 gene encoding dehydrodolichyl diphosphate synthase 2 isoform X1, which produces MPLSNSILMFRRQFCKLPFGVISKEELLIEGLQPELMPKHVAIIPDGNRRWAKERGLSPEKGHEAGKKVLGDLCRYCSKWGVKVLSAYAFSTENWSRPKAEVTFLMTSYFEGLIHDFMRDIARCTYSNVCRYGMKMSVIGDKSNLPNSLKEAINHAEETTKDNTGLHFVAALNYGGRYDIIQATKKIAAKVKDGVIQLEDINDKLIDTELETKYLEYPNPDLLIRTSGELRISNYMLWQLAYSEFCFVDKFFPELDEADFVAALRSFQRRQRRYGGHKI; this is translated from the exons ATGCCCTTATCTAATTCAATATTAATGTTTCGACGCCAATTTTGTAAGCTTCCATTTGGAGTAATATCAAAAGAGGAGCTGTTGATAGAAGGATTGCAGCCGGAGCTGATGCCGAAACACGTAGCTATCATACCGGACGGTAACCGGCGATGGGCTAAGGAGAGAGGCTTGTCACCGGAAAAAGGTCATGAAGCTGGGAAAAAAGTGCTCGGAGATTTGTGCCGTTATTGCTCAAAATGGGGAGTCAAAGTTCTTTCTGCTTATGCTTTTTCTACTGAGAATTGGTCAAGGCCCAAG GCAGAGGTAACTTTCTTGATGACGAGCTACTTTGAAGGGCTTATTCACGACTTCATGAG AGATATTGCACGTTGTACTTATAGTAATGTCTGTAGGTATGGAATGAAAATGTCTGTTATTGGTGATAAGTCCAACCTTCCCAATTCTCTGAAAGAAGCGATAAACCACGCCGAGGAAACCACAAAGGACAACACAGGACTTCATTTTGTGGCTGCACTTAACTATGGTGGAAGATATGACATAATACAAGCAACTAAAAAGATTGCTGCCAAAGTTAAGGATGGAGTTATTCAACTAGAGGATATCAATGACAAATTAATTGACACAGAATTAGAGACTAAGTATTTAGAATATCCTAATCCTGATTTACTGATAAGAACTAGTGGAGAGCTAAGGATTAGCAACTACATGTTGTGGCAATTGGCTTATAGTGAATTCTGCTTTGTGGATAAGTTCTTTCCTGAATTGGATGAAGCTGATTTCGTAGCAGCTTTGCGTTCGTTTCAGCGAAGGCAAAGGCGTTACGGTGGACACAAAATTTAA
- the LOC107773583 gene encoding dehydrodolichyl diphosphate synthase 2 isoform X2, producing MPLSNSILMFRRQFCKLPFGVISKEELLIEGLQPELMPKHVAIIPDGNRRWAKERGLSPEKGHEAGKKVLGDLCRYCSKWGVKVLSAYAFSTENWSRPKAEVTFLMTSYFEGLIHDFMRYGMKMSVIGDKSNLPNSLKEAINHAEETTKDNTGLHFVAALNYGGRYDIIQATKKIAAKVKDGVIQLEDINDKLIDTELETKYLEYPNPDLLIRTSGELRISNYMLWQLAYSEFCFVDKFFPELDEADFVAALRSFQRRQRRYGGHKI from the exons ATGCCCTTATCTAATTCAATATTAATGTTTCGACGCCAATTTTGTAAGCTTCCATTTGGAGTAATATCAAAAGAGGAGCTGTTGATAGAAGGATTGCAGCCGGAGCTGATGCCGAAACACGTAGCTATCATACCGGACGGTAACCGGCGATGGGCTAAGGAGAGAGGCTTGTCACCGGAAAAAGGTCATGAAGCTGGGAAAAAAGTGCTCGGAGATTTGTGCCGTTATTGCTCAAAATGGGGAGTCAAAGTTCTTTCTGCTTATGCTTTTTCTACTGAGAATTGGTCAAGGCCCAAG GCAGAGGTAACTTTCTTGATGACGAGCTACTTTGAAGGGCTTATTCACGACTTCATGAG GTATGGAATGAAAATGTCTGTTATTGGTGATAAGTCCAACCTTCCCAATTCTCTGAAAGAAGCGATAAACCACGCCGAGGAAACCACAAAGGACAACACAGGACTTCATTTTGTGGCTGCACTTAACTATGGTGGAAGATATGACATAATACAAGCAACTAAAAAGATTGCTGCCAAAGTTAAGGATGGAGTTATTCAACTAGAGGATATCAATGACAAATTAATTGACACAGAATTAGAGACTAAGTATTTAGAATATCCTAATCCTGATTTACTGATAAGAACTAGTGGAGAGCTAAGGATTAGCAACTACATGTTGTGGCAATTGGCTTATAGTGAATTCTGCTTTGTGGATAAGTTCTTTCCTGAATTGGATGAAGCTGATTTCGTAGCAGCTTTGCGTTCGTTTCAGCGAAGGCAAAGGCGTTACGGTGGACACAAAATTTAA